In Brachypodium distachyon strain Bd21 chromosome 2, Brachypodium_distachyon_v3.0, whole genome shotgun sequence, one genomic interval encodes:
- the LOC100838380 gene encoding uncharacterized protein LOC100838380: MDAGHATAAQETDDDAPRKKKTAARKRWGDEGSRERGLSPAAPPDDPGKDAALAECAVSCCIFCACLPVAALCCVARAPVRAARRCWRWRATRRRPPRRLAPGGSSSFSDAELGDFRQGRRRTMADEDHRPRSRSPRGCRTAPPPAHPQQPPLRDRRR, from the coding sequence ATGGACGCCGGCCACGCCACTGCCGCGCAAGAGACCGACGACGACGCGCCGCGcaagaagaagacggcggccaGGAAGCGCTGGGGTGACGAAGGCTCGCGCGAGCGCGGcctgtcgccggcggcgccacccGACGACCCCGGGAAGGACGCGGCGCTGGCGGAGTGCGCGGTCTCGTGCTGCATCTTCTGCGCGTGCCTGCCGGTCGCCGCGCTCTGCTGCGTCGCGCGCGCCCCGGTCCGCGCCGCGCGGCGGTGCTGGAGGTggagggcgacgaggaggcggccgcccCGGCGCCTCGCGCCCGGCGGGTCCTCGTCCTTCTCCGACGCCGAGCTCGGGGACTTCCGGCAAGGGCGGAGGCGGACAATGGCGGACGAAGACCACCGGCCCAGATCGCGGTCGCCGCGTGGCTGCCGgactgccccgccgccggcgcatcCGCAGCAACCGCCCCTTCGGGATCGGAGGAGATAG